The proteins below are encoded in one region of Rhodoluna lacicola:
- the ribD gene encoding bifunctional diaminohydroxyphosphoribosylaminopyrimidine deaminase/5-amino-6-(5-phosphoribosylamino)uracil reductase RibD, translating into MNTQHNEQATLGKAMRRALELAAQSPLYGENPQVGAVLINDDGEIVAEGWHKGAGTPHAEIDALKNLAAKGLSAANLTAVVTLEPCNHTGKTGPCSQALIEAGVKKVVFGTYDPGKTEGGGRFTLEEAGIEVVSDVLRDECLQLIAPWFTNKFKHRPYVVIKWAASIDGRTAAVDGTSKWITGAEAREDVHARRAASQAILVGTNTVELDDPELTARKSDGSLYETQPLRVIVGERDLNAGARVFNRDSETIHYKTHDLSAVLTQLYERGIRQVFVEGGAQIESALISQDFSDEFLIYLAPKLIGGPATAIRDIQVASIDQAIDLEFIETKKLGADMLIRAVNKEK; encoded by the coding sequence ATGAACACCCAGCACAATGAGCAAGCAACGCTTGGAAAAGCAATGCGTCGCGCTCTTGAGCTTGCTGCGCAATCCCCTTTATATGGTGAAAACCCCCAGGTAGGTGCTGTCCTTATCAACGACGACGGCGAGATTGTCGCCGAGGGTTGGCACAAGGGTGCCGGTACCCCACACGCTGAGATTGATGCCCTAAAGAATCTTGCTGCCAAAGGTTTATCGGCCGCGAACCTAACTGCGGTTGTGACTCTTGAGCCTTGCAACCACACCGGCAAGACCGGTCCTTGCTCGCAAGCTTTGATTGAAGCTGGGGTGAAGAAAGTTGTCTTTGGCACCTACGACCCAGGCAAGACCGAGGGCGGAGGACGCTTCACTCTTGAAGAGGCCGGCATTGAGGTGGTAAGTGATGTACTGCGCGATGAATGCCTGCAGCTAATTGCACCTTGGTTTACCAATAAATTTAAGCACCGCCCGTACGTAGTGATTAAGTGGGCTGCAAGCATCGATGGCAGAACTGCGGCGGTTGATGGCACCAGCAAGTGGATTACCGGAGCAGAGGCCCGTGAAGATGTTCACGCTCGCCGCGCAGCATCACAAGCAATCCTGGTTGGCACCAACACGGTTGAGCTTGATGACCCGGAACTCACCGCGCGAAAATCAGATGGTTCACTTTATGAAACTCAACCGCTAAGGGTAATTGTTGGTGAACGTGATTTGAATGCTGGAGCGCGCGTTTTCAACCGCGACTCAGAAACAATTCACTACAAGACTCACGATTTGAGTGCTGTGCTGACTCAACTTTATGAACGGGGCATTCGTCAAGTATTTGTTGAGGGTGGAGCACAAATTGAGTCGGCTCTAATTAGCCAAGATTTTTCGGATGAATTTTTGATATACCTGGCACCCAAACTTATCGGTGGGCCAGCAACGGCAATTAGAGACATTCAAGTTGCCAGCATCGACCAGGCAATTGACCTGGAATTTATAGAGACCAAAAAGCTTGGTGCGGATATGTTGATTCGCGCCGTAAATAAGGAGAAATGA
- a CDS encoding riboflavin synthase, with amino-acid sequence MFTGIIEELGKVQAIQVLPDAIRLTIEGPLVVSDVNRGDSISVSGACLTAVEHDATSFTADVMQETLKLTSLDGIQVGDPVNLERAMTAATRFGGHVVLGHVDGVGEVISREPSENWEWVRVSVPKELMKYVVLKGSITLDGISLTVNELGEDWVGLSLIPETLSLTTLGSKKPGSKVNVEVDVMAKHIERLIEARNN; translated from the coding sequence ATGTTCACCGGAATTATTGAAGAACTGGGCAAGGTGCAGGCAATCCAAGTTTTGCCTGACGCTATTAGGTTGACCATTGAAGGACCACTTGTGGTCTCAGATGTTAACCGGGGTGACTCGATTTCCGTTAGCGGAGCCTGCCTAACCGCAGTTGAGCACGATGCAACATCGTTTACCGCCGACGTTATGCAAGAGACTCTAAAGCTAACCAGCCTTGACGGCATCCAGGTTGGCGACCCAGTGAATCTAGAGCGTGCCATGACCGCAGCCACCCGCTTTGGTGGCCACGTTGTACTTGGCCACGTTGACGGGGTTGGCGAGGTAATCTCACGCGAGCCAAGTGAGAACTGGGAGTGGGTGCGCGTATCGGTGCCTAAGGAACTGATGAAGTACGTGGTGCTCAAAGGTTCAATCACCCTTGATGGAATTTCACTCACCGTAAATGAGCTGGGCGAAGACTGGGTGGGCCTAAGCCTGATCCCTGAGACGCTGTCGCTGACCACCTTGGGCAGCAAGAAGCCTGGCAGCAAGGTAAACGTTGAAGTTGACGTGATGGCCAAGCATATTGAACGACTAATCGAAGCGAGGAACAACTAA